GTGAAagataatgacatggcatttgaaataaataaaaaaaaaatcaaatagccCTAATTTTTGTTCTCAACACGCTAAGccctaattcttcttctcaacACACTAAGCCCTGATTGAACTCGAAATTCTAACTTAAATCAACCGCCTAGCCTCCTTCAAAGATCAAATTACAGGCAAACTCACCTTCGTGGGTAGCAAGTAAGGCTAGACCGACAGGTTTTCAAAGAGAGGAGTAGAGAGAGATGGATGATGCATTATGGGGATGGAGAGTGTGTGGACACGTGTCATCATATTATTGGCTTTAGACATTTATCTGTCATgtcaaaatttaattaattaataaataaattatacatAGTTAGTTAACGGACACTTCTACAACATTATAACGGACGGAATTCATCTGAAGGGACAATTAGTCCATTATTTCAAGAATGAGGGATTGAAAGAGCCAAAACAAATTATAAGGGTTCAAACGACCCGTTTCGTGTTTAATTCAAAAGTTCAAAGAATTGAGGTTGGAAGAGAAAGGATTTTTGAGCATCATGCTTGACtgaattatttttctttgagtttgacaaataaataaaaataataatttgatgatgataaaaTTTGTGtagttaataaaaaaaaaaccatattttTATGATGTGTTGATAAAATTTTCTCTGCTTTGAAATCTAAAAACTAAAACACCAACACCTCCTGAAGTTGACCGGAAGTCCCTTTTTTCTCAATACTGACCAACATTTAGCCAGCCAATAAGCACTGTTGCACTAGTCAAAATTATTTTAGGCCTGTGTGCCGCTTCTTGAGCCTTTTGGACTGCATCATGACTAATGGACTACATCAGGAATGTCTACTTTTTAATATCTAAAAACTAACCTataaaaaaatatctaaaaactAAAACATCAACACCTCATTGAAGTTAACCGAAAGCCCAATAGTTTGTTCAATGCCGGCCAAGCATTTAGCCAGCCAATAAGCACTAAGTCACTGGTCAAGTCGTCTTGACTAGCGCTTATGAGGTAACTATAGCGCTTATGAGGTACTTGTCTTAACTCTCAACGTCTATCTCAATTAATTCCTATCTACATATCATGTGTTTGTGTATGTAATTTGTagagaaagcatcaaagtaagaGTATATGAGCTCCGTAACATGTGCAGCTGGTAGTATGACCTTTTTAATAAACGTTGATTTTGGCATCCCAAATTACTATTTCTTGATTGAATTGTTGCTTCAATTTTTGTAGCAAAATGAAGTCAATTAATCTCCGAGCCATTCTCATCGTTGCTGAAATATCAATGATACTGCTATTGATCTTCATCGTCCAAGTCTCGGATGCCGGGAAGAATATTGTTGTTGATGAAGAAGTGAACAATCATTCCAACAAACATACCTCTTCATAGGCCGCAGAGGATCATTGATCTCTATCTCCTCTAGTAAGTCAAACAGAGGTTTATGTTAATAAGCTCCCTCACACAAAATGTTCATACTGGGTTCATGAGACCAATACACTCGCTGCATGGCAATACATGCATCAACATCACAATTGTAtagatataaaactttatttgATTCCACTGAAATCCATCGTAAGGTAATGGCTTGTCATTAACACAAAGAATAAGAACGGTCCAGCTAGGAACATTAGAGTCCATGGAATCCCTTTCAGATTATATGACATGAGGGGAATCCCTTTTGGATTCTATCACATGAGACGACCAATAATGAAGATATCCATGCTCAAGTTCATCCATGGGCTTATTCTTCGTCATTCATGTTTAGCTGCCTACAAGTTTATTATGAATGATATTCGGGACAAGTTACATGGAGTTAACTTCAAGTTGCTGCATGCTCTTAGAGAATGTAACCGAATCGCAGATACTCCCTTGGGTTGTATATCTTAGTCGATGTCAGTGTGTCTAGAGGCAGCTCctcctctatttattttttgtatatttcTGACATTTCTCTTGATTAATATAATTCTGAATTAGAACTCAGAATTGATTAGAGTagacaaattttattttaggtCTCTGTGTTGTTTCTTGGGCCTTTTGGACTCCCATCATAATCCATGACTAATTGGGCCCATGAGTTATCATGGTCTGCATCATGAATGTCTGCTGTTTATTGAGATTCCAGTAATGCTCTTTAACCGGTTGACATTTCAGGACATGAGCTTCACTAACTTTGCATATCCACTAAGAGGTGGAGACCTCAGTTCACCATTTGAGGATTATATGCAATCCACCCTTTCTGAGGTTTCTTTTGGGCAAGAATCGTCCATGGTTCAATTCGATCAATGAGCAGAAGAGAAGAGCTTCACGATCATCCTTACcattttcaacaaaaatatCATATGATACTTTTCTAATTTCAAGAGAGGCCTTCGTGCCTAGAAATACTGTGCACAATAcactaaattatattatttattcaGCTAACTCAAACAACTCAACACTACTGGGTATTATAGAACACCTGAAGCCTCATCTGTTTTAATGGTCAGCTTCTGTTTTTCCTTGACAATATTGATCTCTAGAACACATTCCACTCACTCACAAAGAAACCAATGTTGGTCATCTGAAACTACGTGGAATTGCTGCAAAGGCTACTACTTTCTCAGTTAGTCATAGCCAAGCTACATTCAATGCAACAATTTATATCTTCCAAAAAATGTCTTTAACACTAAAATCGAGTCAGAACTCAGAATTGGTTCTAGTGGGCAGATTTTATTTTAAGCCCTTTTGCTGCTTCTTTGGCCTTTTGGACTCCATCATGACTAATTGGGTCCATGAGTTATCATGGGCTGGGTCTGCATCAGGAATGCCTGCTTTAATACGTAAAGACTAAAATCCGAATTTTGACCGGAACCCCAATTCTACACAATAAGTCTCACCAGACAGCTGACAtctctttaatttttaaaatgctGGTTAGCCAGCCAATAAGCGCTAGTCACTAGTCAAGTCGTCTTGAGTCTTGACTAGTGCTTATGCCTTATTGGCTAATTGCCCCCATCAACGCCTATCTTACGTAATTCCTATCGATATATATCTAAAGAAAAAGCAAGTGAATAACTTGTGCAGCTGCTTTTCTTATAAAGGTCGGTTGGTTTTGGCAACCCCTAATTACTATTTCTTGATCTAATTGTGATTGCTTCAATATTTTTTGTAGCACAATGAAGCCAATTAATCTCCTAGCCATTATCATCGCTGCTGGAATATCAATGATACTGCTATTGATCTTCGTCGTCCAAGTCTCGGATGCCAGGAAGATTGTTTCTGATGAAGAAGTGAACAATCATCATTCCAACAACATATTTGGCAATCAATCTCACTTAATCCCAACCACTACAGATGGTAGTAACTTGGCACAGTCACACACATATGCACCACTAAAATCTGGTGCCAATCTTATAACTTCTCAACGTCGTATGACCGCAAGCATGGGTCACGTTTCTCCCAGTACAAGTCATCAAGATGGACACCATCGTCCTTAGTTAGCGTTGATTGGAATGCATCCTGGCTGGGGCTTCTCTTTGctattttgttcttgttttctgAGTAATATAACTTTCTTTGTAATACTGCAATACTTTTTCTTGTTACTCAAATATTCAAGATGAATAATAATCTACTAAAATCCCATGATTTAGGATGGCAAAGTTCTGCTTCCTACAGAAGGGCGGGCTAGGGTTTCAGAGACGCAACAGATATTACCATCCAGACTCTTTACATTAACAAAATCCCAAATTCGTTTGCTTATTTCCAACCATAAAAAGCACCCATACAGAAGAGAAGGTACAAGCTAGAGAAAAAGCACAGCAGATTTAAGGAAAGTCATTTACATAACAAGTTGCAAAAGTAGAAACAGAAACAATCACATTTAAACAAGACTCCAGAGTACCCAATGTTTCAGACCAATTCCACTCTAAGAACATGTTTGGTATAATTGCATGCGCCAAGTTATTATCACgaagagcgagagagagagagaaccatGATCCGAGGAGTAATAACCTAATCAAAAGGCCATCCAGAATAACCCATTTGGTGGTTACTGTCATGCATAGTTGGTGAGCTGTTTCCGGCTGTTCCATTATGCCTAGAGCTAGAACTTGATGAGCGGAATGGCCAAAGGTAAGAGAATGGATTTCGTCTTCCTTGATTGTCCCTACTATTTTCCCTTTCATTGTTTGTGCTGCTTCTACTTCGACCACTTGAGCTTTGAGAACCATGGCTGCTACCAGATCCTTGTGGTGGCAGCTCTTGGCGACATACAGGGCATGAGTTGTGCTGGACTAGCCATGGGACTATACAGTCTGAGTGATACATATGGTTACAGGGCATCTGTCTCACTTCAGATCCCAACTCAAATTTTTCATGGCAGACGGGACAATGAGAATCAGAACGAAGATGCCTCTGTGTGATCTTGATGGTTGGCATTGCATCGATTGAAGATCTGGATGCTGGGGCAGGACCTCGGCGATCATTAGCCGAGAGCTGTTCAAACAATTCCTCCAATCCAGGACCTATAAAATAATCTCCAGCATTACCTCGTGTGATTCCAATTCCAGGAGTCCCATTAAAAAAAGCTTCAAATCCACCATTTCCGGACAGCCTAAAAGGTATTTGGCCTCCAAAAACCAACAAAGGACCAAATCCCTCAGGAACAGGATCTGATCTCCCCCTGATATCATGATTATAACTTCTGTCTGCTAATCGCTGTCTCATAAAACCTGAGAAAGCTTCCATAAGCCCAAACCTCTGGTCATGATCTTCATCATTGTCCAGTCCAAAGAAATCTAAAGGGCTGATACGCACCATATCATCAAGTTCTTGAACAAATCCTCCACTGCAGTAGGGACAAAGTGCATCTCGTCCACGCAGTCTGACTGGCCGCCTGCATCTGTGACACCAGTGGGTGTTCCTGCTACTCGACATCCCCCTCTCTCCTCCCTGAAAAAGCCTCAAAGCACAATATGAATTTAAACTCTTGATTCTCacaaataaaatgaaagaaaaacaataatggTACTCAAAACTTCACAAAGCAAGCGAAGCGAGGCAATAATAATAACTTCCTAGATGCCAAATCCACACTCCAATCCCCAAGGAAAAAATTATAACTGCACAATTTAATGGATAGATGTCTAATCATAGTTGTACATCAAAAACAAACAGTATTCCTGGCCCTcgaaataccaaaaaaaaagaccatATGAAAGAAGAACACTTTCCGGAAGAAGTTTAGTTACATGGTATCGCACTAGGAACAGAGGAAAAACAACATTGAATAGAATTCATCACAATGTAGCAACTATTTTTTGCCAGAACATTGGATATATTTCCTCGCCTCTAATTTAGTATTTGGAGATGATGTGAAGATTAATCCTGATGTCTCAACGATATTCTCCCACACCAATGTCAACTTTGACATTCATTTGCCATTGGTAAAAAATATAATGCAGACTACGATGCACTCTATGATCCACCCAACATTTAACATCTCTATTTGCCTACAAAGGTCACCCTTTAACATCTCTAATTTAGTTAATGTTTGATcatattgcaaaaaaaaaaaaaaagttctcaGAAGATTATTCATGCTCTCATATGTTTAAAGAACATTCAAGTCAGTCTGCCAACAGATTGTCTGTCCACTATACAAATGATGCCCACCCCTCCggcctcctctctctctctctctctcaccagGACAAATACTGTCCAGAGAAAAGGTGAGAAATGAATGAGTATTTTCCTTGGACTTGCTGGAAACAAAAGTCAGGAAGTCACAGAAAATAAAACACTAAACTAAAAActgaaacaaatcaaacaaatgcTAAGTTTAGCAAAGTGGAATATTACCACTCAATGGAGGGGGTAATAAAAACTCAATGGCACATTGAACATCCCAAAGCAGTGACACATCACTTTATCTGATACATAATTTGACAGTTTCAATAAGAACTTCACCACAATGAAtaaaatggtccacaaaaacaaaatccacCCTCAAAAAAGCTAAACAAAATAGGCATtgcaaatgaacaaaataaaacattCATGAGATCTTAGCTATAGCACCATCCTATTCAAACAGGTTTGATGGCTCCAATTTCTTCTGATAGCTAATTTTGAATGACAGATCCAGTATTTTGTGCATGACAGAATAAGTGTAGGTTTGAATGATACTTTTTACCTGTATCCAGTGCATCAATGGGCTCTTTTACTGTTTTTGAAAAGATATCcccataaaaaattacatagcAAATGCAGGTCAATTCTACTAAAGAAAGAAAGGCACTAAAGAATTATCGTGGAGCACAAAAATAgttaaaaatgataaagaatGAGGCATCAAAGAATTGTCTTTTGCAATTCAGAATAAGCGACTCGAAGCCACACAACAGTACTACTAACAACAATGTGCCAGAAAATAAAAGGGGGAAATGAAAGGGTGACATGAAAGAAATTATCCTACCATCTACTTGCATTGTCAGCCAAAAGAGACTTAAAGCCAATCAATTTTCAGGAGCTTTTCATACACACGCACGATAGAAAAACATAGACATGCTCAAGATGCACTCTCAAGTgtcatttatttgtttgaacACACAGTtctcaaaaatcacaaaaaacaaaaaatactgcCATAACAAATTCCACTTTAGCTCCAAAACTAAACTGGTACAAGCCTAACAGCATGAGTGACCAAATCCCCCATTCTTGAAAAGAATAAAGTCATCAAGATTTAAAAAGATCATACAAAAGTCAAAAGACCATGTCTCTCCATCAATTCCCACGAAACTTGCAAGTAATACCAACAGAACTCGGATCTGATTCAAAATCACAAGGATCCTAAGAAAGTGAAGAATCATAAAAGTAAACATACATCTCTGAGAAAGCAAACATGCAGATACAAAAGGTCTACTTATCTTCCATCTCAACTTCCTCTTATCCGATTCAATATCaattaacaaaatcaaaacagaaacggagaaaaaaaaaccaccacCACCTAAAGTACTCAGTTTCTGTTTCGTTTCCAAGCAATAATTATGTTTCCATATAAACAATTAAGAATCGAAACCGCAAAGATAAGTATCTACGCTATCAAATCAACTATATTAATTAAAGTCAATTCAATAAATGAGGTAACCAATCAACAGAATTACCAAATCTGAAGGTGCGGGAACGTACCTTCGAAGGGGATGAACAACACCGATGGATCCTGATCCGATGAAcgatgagtgagagaatgagaAGGATAGAGGGAAGGAGAACCCTAAGACAGGGTTCGGGGCTTGAAGGCGGAATCGGACTGGTTTTTGGGTTATCTCGAATCTCACACGTGCCACTCTTGCCAACTGTTATTTTTCTCTCTGTCGGACTCTCCCGGTCTGCATCATCACTCGCTCTTCCTTGTTTTTTCTTCGTCACTCGCTGTTTGTTGGTTTTTAGTAAAAATCACCACTATTTTTTGTCCTACTGTCAATTTTTACAGTTATTATGAACTAAATAAAATTCATGCTTTAgaccaattaattaattaatggaccCTAGTTTACTAAATTTATcaatgaatatttattttttcttaaatgGGTAGCATTTAATGATAAATGGATTAACCCTGAAAGAGTGGGTAGGCAAATCAATGATGCAAGAGAAGTACTTTTGAGACAATTTTGCATGGTAAGAATAGAAAAATGACCAAATGTTGGGTGGTTACCAAGTGAAGTCAAAATAAGAACTTTTGTGACGATGGCAGTGCACCTAACACTATGGAACTCCAGCCCAATTATAAATACTGGAAATTTTGGTGACTTTTTGTCATTGTGAAAAGAAATTTGAATTTGCAGTAAATCTTTTTAGGACACTATTTCATTGCTGAAATCAATGAGAATACAATTGAAATAGACCACCCCAAAAAAGGGGCAGGATTTGCTTTCACTTAAGTCAAGCAAGCGACAAAAAACAATCAATTATCATTATGGACACTGCTTTAATATGGGTCCTATTCTGtctacttttatttttattttactgtCAATAATTAGTTTGGCAAGAGAATGATAATTGATTGTTCAGTAAAATCCGTTTACTGAAACGATAAACTGAGTAAActctctaatattttttttacggATAAtgcttaaaaccctaaaaatctcatTTAATGTAGAGTGATGGATATAAAATATGccctatatatgtatttttactCGATGATTATTTTAATCCCACATAGATTTAGAAGACTTTTAAGGAGTGATATTTTAaaggtctctaacattgtcttTCTTTTACCTACCACGAttcatattttcaaaaattcaatACTTATTTTGGGCTTGTAACAATTCATGGCATGAGCTAATTGCCTTGTGCAACCAGATTGTGCAAGCTTGCCGTTGCATGCGATGAGGCTGAAATTCTAGGACGCATCGGCCATGGTATCATGAAAAATACAGGAAGCCTCCAAGAAGAAAATCGTTTTCAGTTTGGAACCCGGACAATGACATGTTAGCTCAGCAGTGGGAGGACAGGCTGCAGGAGAAAATCCGCTATACATTGACAGTGTCTGCTGCTGCGGGCAAAAGTGCATTCTCAACTATAGACCCGGGATCATACATAATAATAACTCCATTTGGCTAAATGCAGCAGAGACGGAGGGTAACTTTCTTCCATTAGCATCAGAATTTTAGTCGGCATCACCAAGTCCATCACTCCCATCCCCTCTCTTGGCTATAGGTGCATAATGAGAGTTTGATTTCTTGGTTTGCGAAGCAATTTCAGCATTCTTTCGCAAGACAGCTCCTGGTGATGGGTATGGACGCTGTTGAAACAGAGGACCCTGATTCACGGAAAAATATAACATTAGAAGTATGAGGCAGGACATGCGTAATAGAATTTCTCATATTGaatagcaaaataaaaaaaacattactAGTTGCAAACCGCATGTCAGATGTTTTAAATAAAAAGATGATGTTACACAGCAATGAAATTCTGCTGCAATAATCTCAGTTTATACTAAAATCACTTCAAAGACCTGTGAGGTTACAAAGCAgtacaaaaataatatatagaacCTCAAAGTCGCCTCCTTACATCAAGAAAATATAACATATCATCATTCCTGACATCAGgtaagaataaagaaaaagccATCGGCCTTTTAAAATCTTGAGCTGTAGCATTCAATTCTAGTCTAAAAGACCATCAGAAAGGAAGGAGACCAGATGGCAGTAAAGCTCGTCGATGTAGCCTTCTGGTTAGCAAAAGAGAACTCAAATAGAGTGAATGAAATGGGTCTGTTGGCCTATTgtcattatttttctttgtatCTTTTCCCGAAGAGAATTGTTGGGTTGAGAGTTCAGTTGGGCTTTGTCAAGATAAACCATGAAGCAGCAAGGCCTTAATATTGAAAGGCCTAAAGCGCCATGGTTTAAGAAATTCTGTGTGTTGCTGATCCACCACTTAAATATACTATGTATACGGGTCAAGTTACTGCTAATACAATCACTTTTGGCTTCTCGAAAACTGAATTCTTTATTCATTCCCTCTCCTAGAGTTCTAGGACCTTGCTAGAGCTGTAACCATCCTCCCCACTATCAGTTTGGTACCCCTTCTAAATTAATAACATAAGAAAATGACAGTCAACCAGGTTAACAGCCTCTGGGTAGATCACTGGCCTGATACCATAAATTAGTTCGAGAACAGTTTCCTCCACTGTGGACTAGGGCTGAGCACCTTAATACATGTAACCATTATGACTTCTACATACTTCTAGTGCTCCTAAGCTTTCCAATCTTGTAAGCCAGCCACATCGCACAAATTCCTAAAATCTCAGTCCCCACTGACAAATGCAGTTGGGAAAAGATACTCCCTGCCTGAAAGCAATTTATTGTAAGCTAGCTTCAGTAACACCTCTTTGATATACATTATTAAGTGTGTTCCATCTCTAACAAATTAAACTATCTTTAACATGGCCTTTACTCTGTCTACTTCTGCTTACTATACTGATAGCTTTTGCCAATTATATATAGTGATGTATCATTAGCTATGCTAGTTTGCAAAGAACAAGGAAAAAATTTGGTGATGAAAAGCACAGTTAGCATACCGTGGCAGTGGTATCAGCTGCTCGTGGCTGTACTCCTTTCAGGCCTACAACCCTGCAGAATTTACATGTAAAGTTATTTATGAAAGAACATCCCTGCTCCTAGTAATGCATGAGCAGATTGTGTACTTCATGAAGAAATTCTAACAATATAGATAATATACCAGCCTCCACGGGGAGCATCTGAATACGAGCTTGGGTCCATAGGATCCAATTCATCATCCTCGGACAAAGCACGCTTTTTGCCCCTTCCATTCCCTTTTCCCATTGGTGGTTTCCAATTAGACCTGAAAGCAAAACATCAACCATTTCTGTCAAATTCTTGTTCTTCATccctctttttccttcttctcctcCATTTTGGCATCATTAATATTGTATCTCCATATCAACTCATTAACAAATTTTCATTTATCCACATGATCAAAGCACGttcacaaaattttcaattgtgAGTATAGGCAAAATTTTGGCTGTAATTGTTTTACTTGTCTTTTATCTGCATTCAGGGGGGGAAAAGGAGCTTCCCTTCTTATTTGATATGTTAAGAACGAGCAGAAGTTGGTtccaacaaaaacataaaagcaagaaaatctccaaatatcattttttttttagaagaatgtTTGGTTGGAAGACAATCTGAACTGCATTTAGAGTTGTACAGGAATAAAAAGTATTTAGTTTAACAGGAAACAATAATAATTTAGACAAAACCTAAGAAATGAGTGTCATGAAGTACCTCTGCTTGGGAGCCAATTTTCCATGACTTCCTTTGGTATATGCAGCATTACTTGGGTCCTCATTAGTTCTGTAAGTCAGGAACTGGGCTTGTGGAAGATTGAGAACTctgcatttattatttggaaGAAAAATAAGCTCTCAATTACCTATGCTTTAAGCAAATATATGTATttctcaaaacttcaaaagtgaATACTAGATCCATGAGTGAGGAAGTTTTTTTGgggggaaaagacaaaaaaataacTATAGAAGTTCACATATTCCCCAACTATGCAATGaggacataataataatattgaatACAGATAGTACTAGACTCTGTTCTATTTGTCCTTGTAGTACAGAATATTTTGCGAGTTGGGTTAAAAGCCACTTGAAGAAAACCGGGATCCATGAAATT
The window above is part of the Tripterygium wilfordii isolate XIE 37 chromosome 3, ASM1340144v1, whole genome shotgun sequence genome. Proteins encoded here:
- the LOC119992437 gene encoding probable E3 ubiquitin-protein ligase RHC1A, whose amino-acid sequence is MSSSRNTHWCHRCRRPVRLRGRDALCPYCSGGFVQELDDMVRISPLDFFGLDNDEDHDQRFGLMEAFSGFMRQRLADRSYNHDIRGRSDPVPEGFGPLLVFGGQIPFRLSGNGGFEAFFNGTPGIGITRGNAGDYFIGPGLEELFEQLSANDRRGPAPASRSSIDAMPTIKITQRHLRSDSHCPVCHEKFELGSEVRQMPCNHMYHSDCIVPWLVQHNSCPVCRQELPPQGSGSSHGSQSSSGRSRSSTNNERENSRDNQGRRNPFSYLWPFRSSSSSSRHNGTAGNSSPTMHDSNHQMGYSGWPFD